A region of Necator americanus strain Aroian chromosome I, whole genome shotgun sequence DNA encodes the following proteins:
- a CDS encoding hypothetical protein (NECATOR_CHRI.G1983.T2) — protein MESEHNDDMVETGLRGALSGVNELVSFLESASSADRSAFSKRANVILECRTCATLFRKADGFMRHVMRCDSSRAADIDSEADRRSQLTTSATVANAPKVTRVVPLKKPLTNGIVPAPINVESTDSQEQKKITVVRRVGRPPNSEKANLTKLPVKNELTEPISTPPVVAAAGDGESKFSPALQRAQKRPYIKSSKTTTPQKVLKVENIVENSKSAFIESSKSVTSDDVDLSGEVRPSRVRKTPKCTKQSPLNALVEQRSCQY, from the exons ATGGAATCAG AACACAACGACGACATGGTAGAAACAGGACTAAGGGGAGCTCTGAgcg GAGTCAATGAGTTGGTTAGTTTCTTGGAGTCGGCATCATCAGCTGATAGATCTGCGTTTTCGAAGAGAGCGAATGTGATTCTCGAGTGCAG GACATGCGCAACTTTGTTCCGTAAAGCTGATGGTTTCATGAGACACGTAATGCGTTGTGACAGCAGTCGTGCTGCTGACATTGATTCCGAAGCAGACCGACGTTCTCAACTCACCACCTCCGCCACAGTCGCTAATGCACCTAAAGTAACGCGTGTGGTGCCTCTGAAAAAACCTTTGACCAATGGAATT GTGCCTGCACCAATTAATGTTGAATCAACGGATAGCCaggagcagaagaaaattactgTTGTCAGG AGAGTTGGTAGACCACCTAATTCTGAAAAGGCAAATTTAACCAAGCTTCCTGTGAAGAACGAACTAACT GAACCTATTTCAACACCACCAGTTGTGGCTGCTGCAGGGGACGGCGAGTCCAAGTTTTCTCCTGCTCTG CAGCGAGCTCAGAAAAGGCCTTATATCAAATCATCGAAAACAACAACTCCACAAAAAGTACTCAAAGTTGAGAATATTGTGGAGAACTCAAAGAGTGCATTCATTGAATCGTCCAAGTCAGTGACATCTGATGAT GTCGATCTCAGCGGGGAAGTTCGCCCTTCACGAGTGCGTAAAACGCCAAAATG CACG AAGCAATCACCGTTGAATGCTCTCGTGGAACAACGTTCGTGTCAATATTAA
- a CDS encoding hypothetical protein (NECATOR_CHRI.G1984.T1), producing the protein MLKRLRTSSAAWLQATETGAMSEASEGPNSIGTSISAAPHRAQPLTQLHRASCPDRTMSSPLVDDEHQEESSTFKGVDSKRKSRTRQAMLPLADLLSEIFFCWQAGFMILLEIDSVNNTVMPSIDVHAHTTMINGAQNFS; encoded by the coding sequence ATGCttaagcggctgcgcacgaGCTCGGCTGCTTGGTTGCAAGCGACTGAGACTGGAGCGatgagtgaagctagcgaggGCCCCAACTCAATTGGAACTTCTATCTCCGCAGCgccgcatcgagcgcagccgcttacacaactgcaccgtgcttcatgtcctgaCCGTACTATGTCTTCACCATTAGTGGATGATGAGCACCAAGAAGAGAGCAGTACTTTTAAGGGAGTagacagcaaaagaaaaagccgAACTCGACAAGCTATGCTTCCGTTGGCTGACTTACtgtcagaaattttcttttgttggcAAGCTGGCTTCATGATCCTGCTTGAAATTGATAGCGTGAACAACACAGTTATGCCCTCAATAGACGTCCATGCCCATACTACAATGATTAACGGTGCGCAGAATTTTAGCTGA
- a CDS encoding hypothetical protein (NECATOR_CHRI.G1985.T1), translating to MYFAALFVLCIFIVGSSPYKSTRVLIYNGRVYKESIEQPWFRYPHEPHPPIPLRLANETGFGKHELPDDDVFVEHEWTEEEKKYLPCLDLICACPYYGGKVSGSKCILSNGKLLQKAIRKEARQLSDSERFQIAIAFNKMKTAGIYDRIGFVHKYSGLHEGPGFFTWHREYLKRFELAFRRFLPLGSRLGLPYWDSSLESELPNPRESVFFSSLFVGATNSTGHIIDGPFSDWNIMEGTRRVVRFVPDVENGEVLNNARIDVILEQKKIENVLAAALPLETCKIIVRDDRLLSYSHDYVHYFINGDMRETFSSTSEPIFYFHHPMIDNIWEMWRQLRQTREQREQQWLPPYPDCYPPKHFANASLKELEPYTNEDVLTNKYTDNMYEYTKRPSCSKTNKNCRSKFLFCHKIEGNPQCIAKLREGADCRGFEKTPICYGGRCIEGRCVRSKANVGPDPKEFM from the exons ATGTACTTCGCTGCACTATTCGTTCTATGCATTTTTATCGTTGGAAGTTCACCCTACAAGTCAACTAGAGTCTTAATTTATAATGGACGGGTTTACAAAGAAAGCATAGAACAGCCATGGTTCCGTTACCCACATGAACCTCATCCTCCT ATCCCGCTCAGACTTGCGAACGAGACGGGCTTTGGCAAACATGAACTTCCAGATGATGACGTGTTCGTGGAACATGAGTGGacggaagaagagaagaaatatttgccGTGTTTGGATCTGATCTGCGCGTGTCCGTACTACGGAG GGAAAGTTTCCGGATCTAAATGTATCCTGTCAAACGGCAAACTATTACAAAAAGCTATACGGAAAGAGGCTCGTCAGCTCAGCGATAGTGAACGATTCCAAATCGCG ATAGCTTTCAATAAGATGAAAACGGCAGGCATCTATGATCGTATCGGCTTCGTACATAAATACAGCGGACTACATGAAGGTCCGGGATTTTTCACTTGGCATAGGGAGTACCTTAAAAG GTTTGAACTCGCATTCCGTCGCTTTCTTCCACTTGGCAGCCGGCTTGGACTTCCATATTGGGACAGTTCGCTTGAG TCTGAACTTCCCAATCCTCGAGAGTCAGTGTTCTTTTCGTCATTGTTTGTTGGCGCGACAAATTCAACAGGCCATATTATAGATGGTCCTTTCTCGGACTGGAATATCATGGAG GGAACTCGTCGAGTAGTACGTTTCGTTCCTGACGTGGAAAACGGCGAGGTTTTGAACAACGCACGAATTGATGTCATTCTGGAGcagaagaaaatcgaaaacgtGTTAGCTGCAGCTCTACCATTAGAA acGTGCAAAATTATTGTTCGTGACGACCGGTTACTGTCGTATTCACACGATTATGTCCATTATTTCATCAATGGTGACATGCGAGAGACTTTCTCATCGACTAGTGAG cctattttctatttccacCACCCCATGATAGATAACATATGGGAAATGTGGCGACAATTACGACAG ACCCGTGAGCAGCGAGAACAACAGTGGTTACCTCCGTATCCCGACTGCTACCCGCCGAAGCACTTTGCCAATGCTTCTCTCAAG GAACTCGAACCATATACAAACGAGGATGTTCTTACGAACAAATACACGGACAACATGTACGAGTATACAAAACGGCCGAGCTGTTccaaaacgaacaaaaactgTAGATCAAA attCCTCTTTTGCCATAAAATCGAAGGCAATCCACAATGTATAGCGAAACTTCGAGAAGGCGCCGATTGTAGAGGATTCGAAAAGACTCCAATCTGTTACGGAGGTCGCTGCATTGAAGGCCGCTGCGTCCGAAGTAAGGCAAATGTTGGACCGGATCCAAAAGAATTCATGTAA